Proteins encoded together in one Pseudomonas sp. ADAK13 window:
- a CDS encoding amidase family protein, which produces MASPNGASSEAVVRDSLRQIANLDKGLQGGNAFIEINPDARENARALDRERADGKLRGPLHGVPIALKDVFDTSDKMQTSAGSSALVGTPAAKNARVVDNLLKAGVVIVGKTNMSELSNFRSDTPVNGWSSRGGQTLNPHRLNGQPAGSSTGSAVAVAQGLVPLALGVETNGSIIAPAAYNGVIGFKPTVGLVSTEGVMTSSRLDTVGTFTRTVRDAAQALDAMTETNHHTTGLTPDSLVGKRIGYTPLPELSADDAEDPDIRADRQHFADALTLLQAKGATLVPVGKLAEGVSDDTYDSYSLALYADVKQKLEAYLAGREGLPVKSLSELVEFNERNTGPGVPDQGLLTMIKDLDVSDHVREGLWAAISPIFKDTVNKPLTEHKLDAIVSNFLSGSYYFAAAAGYPGISVPSGMDDDGMPTALHFYGASLNEPTLLSVAYGYEQASLAIREPAFIPGPG; this is translated from the coding sequence ATGGCCAGCCCCAACGGAGCCAGTTCGGAGGCGGTGGTGAGGGATTCGCTCAGACAAATAGCCAACCTGGACAAGGGCCTGCAGGGCGGCAACGCGTTTATTGAAATCAATCCGGATGCCCGTGAGAACGCCCGCGCACTGGACAGGGAGCGGGCCGACGGCAAGCTGCGCGGCCCTTTGCATGGTGTGCCGATCGCACTCAAAGACGTCTTCGACACCAGCGACAAGATGCAGACCAGCGCGGGCTCATCGGCGCTGGTGGGGACACCTGCCGCAAAAAATGCCCGGGTGGTGGATAACCTGTTGAAGGCGGGCGTGGTCATCGTCGGAAAAACCAACATGAGCGAGTTGTCCAATTTTCGCTCTGACACGCCGGTCAACGGCTGGAGTTCCCGGGGCGGTCAAACCCTGAACCCTCACCGATTAAATGGCCAGCCGGCGGGTTCGAGTACAGGCTCGGCCGTAGCGGTGGCCCAAGGGTTGGTGCCATTGGCACTGGGGGTCGAAACCAATGGATCGATCATTGCGCCGGCGGCCTATAACGGTGTGATTGGCTTCAAACCCACCGTTGGCCTGGTGAGTACCGAAGGGGTGATGACCAGCTCGCGCCTGGACACGGTGGGTACCTTCACCCGCACCGTGCGAGATGCTGCGCAAGCACTGGATGCGATGACCGAAACAAACCATCACACCACCGGGCTCACGCCTGACTCGCTGGTGGGCAAACGCATAGGCTATACACCCTTGCCTGAGTTATCGGCGGATGACGCCGAAGACCCTGACATCAGAGCCGACAGGCAGCATTTTGCAGACGCTCTCACCTTGCTGCAGGCCAAGGGCGCGACACTGGTACCGGTGGGAAAGCTGGCCGAAGGTGTGTCGGACGATACCTACGACAGTTATAGCCTCGCCCTGTACGCCGACGTTAAGCAAAAGCTTGAGGCGTACCTGGCCGGGCGGGAAGGGTTGCCGGTGAAATCGTTGTCAGAGCTGGTTGAGTTCAACGAGCGCAACACCGGGCCGGGCGTTCCCGACCAAGGGTTGCTCACCATGATCAAGGACCTGGACGTGAGCGATCACGTGCGGGAAGGGCTGTGGGCCGCTATCAGCCCGATTTTCAAGGACACCGTCAACAAACCACTGACCGAGCACAAGCTGGATGCAATCGTGTCGAACTTCCTTTCAGGCAGCTACTACTTCGCAGCGGCGGCCGGTTACCCGGGAATCTCCGTGCCGTCCGGCATGGACGACGACGGTATGCCGACAGCGCTTCATTTCTACGGTGCGAGTTTGAACGAACCCACGCTGCTTTCGGTTGCCTACGGGTATGAGCAGGCCTCCCTGGCAATCAGGGAGCCTGCATTCATTCCCGGGCCGGGTTAA
- a CDS encoding SDR family NAD(P)-dependent oxidoreductase, translated as MSQHKGYALITGASSGIGAVYADRLARAGYDLILVARNQQRLEQLTTRLKASTQRNVEVIAADLNLPADLARIAQVAHDDGRISLLVNNAGVGATASLLESDADKMDAMILLNVLALTRLAKAAATNFVAQGRGTIINIGSIVALAPKLLNGVYGGTKAFVQAFSESLQHELADKGVVVQVVLPGATATEFWDIAGLPVNNLPETMVMTTENLVDAALAGLAQGERVTIPSLSDSADWEAYESARLALGPNLSHRNPAARYGLN; from the coding sequence ATGTCACAACACAAAGGTTATGCCCTGATCACCGGTGCTTCGTCTGGAATAGGCGCGGTGTATGCCGACCGCCTGGCTCGAGCCGGCTACGACCTGATTCTGGTGGCCCGCAACCAGCAACGCCTGGAGCAACTGACAACCCGCTTGAAGGCCAGCACTCAACGTAACGTCGAGGTGATAGCCGCCGACCTCAATCTGCCGGCCGACCTGGCGCGGATCGCCCAGGTTGCCCACGACGACGGCCGTATCAGCCTGCTGGTGAATAACGCCGGCGTAGGAGCCACCGCTTCGCTGCTGGAGTCGGACGCCGATAAAATGGACGCAATGATCCTGCTGAACGTACTGGCGCTGACCCGCCTGGCCAAGGCTGCAGCAACCAACTTTGTCGCCCAGGGTCGCGGCACGATTATCAACATCGGCTCAATTGTCGCCCTCGCCCCCAAGCTGCTGAACGGCGTATATGGCGGCACCAAGGCCTTCGTGCAGGCCTTCAGCGAATCGTTGCAGCATGAACTTGCCGACAAGGGCGTGGTGGTTCAGGTCGTGCTGCCGGGTGCCACCGCCACGGAGTTCTGGGACATTGCAGGGCTGCCTGTGAACAACCTGCCGGAAACCATGGTGATGACCACCGAAAACCTGGTGGACGCTGCCCTCGCCGGCCTTGCCCAAGGTGAACGCGTGACGATCCCTTCGCTCTCGGACAGTGCGGATTGGGAGGCGTACGAAAGCGCGCGGCTGGCACTCGGTCCGAACCTGTCGCACCGTAATCCTGCCGCACGCTACGGGTTGAACTGA
- a CDS encoding GlxA family transcriptional regulator yields MVSVGIVLFPGFQVLSLSTSSVFEFANFVVGRPFYRVDLLSEHGGPIKSSMGFAIDSLAFGQQDYDTIVVLGDNELLEPTPGMVGYLQASLTASRRVTSACTGSFHLAAAGLLEGRKATTHWYHAMTFRQRYPNVRLEEDRIFTVDGPLWTSAGMTACIDLALALVEHDLGVEVARDVAKKLVVYHRRAGGQSQFSALLELDPKSDRVQTALAWAKGHLQEDLSVEQLAEAAHLSPRQFSRLFRAETGQSPAKAVEHLRIEAARLMLESGSHSIDVVARETGFGDPERMRRAFLRAFGQPPQMIRRALQLQA; encoded by the coding sequence ATGGTGTCCGTCGGTATCGTGCTGTTTCCCGGTTTTCAGGTGCTCAGCCTGTCCACCAGCAGCGTGTTCGAATTTGCCAACTTCGTGGTGGGGCGACCGTTCTATCGCGTCGACTTGCTGTCGGAGCACGGTGGGCCGATCAAAAGCTCCATGGGCTTTGCCATCGATAGCCTGGCCTTTGGGCAGCAGGACTACGACACCATCGTGGTGTTGGGAGACAACGAATTACTGGAGCCCACCCCTGGCATGGTGGGCTATTTGCAGGCGTCATTGACGGCGTCGCGCCGGGTCACGTCGGCCTGTACCGGTTCTTTCCACCTGGCCGCGGCCGGGCTGTTGGAGGGGCGCAAGGCAACCACCCACTGGTACCACGCCATGACGTTTCGCCAGCGCTACCCCAACGTGAGGCTGGAGGAAGACCGTATCTTCACCGTAGACGGCCCTTTATGGACGTCCGCCGGGATGACTGCCTGCATCGACCTGGCCCTGGCCCTCGTAGAGCACGACCTGGGCGTGGAAGTGGCCCGCGACGTCGCGAAGAAACTGGTGGTCTACCATCGCCGTGCCGGTGGCCAGTCGCAGTTTTCCGCGTTGCTGGAACTGGACCCCAAATCCGACCGAGTACAAACCGCCCTGGCCTGGGCCAAAGGACACCTGCAGGAGGATCTCTCGGTAGAGCAACTGGCCGAAGCGGCGCACCTCAGCCCGCGCCAGTTCAGCCGACTGTTTCGCGCCGAAACCGGCCAGTCCCCGGCCAAGGCGGTCGAACACCTGCGCATTGAAGCGGCGCGGCTGATGCTCGAATCCGGCAGCCATTCCATCGATGTCGTCGCGCGGGAGACGGGCTTCGGTGACCCGGAGCGCATGCGTCGTGCCTTTCTGCGGGCGTTTGGCCAGCCGCCACAAATGATCCGCCGGGCGTTGCAGTTGCAGGCATAG